Proteins encoded by one window of Culicoides brevitarsis isolate CSIRO-B50_1 chromosome 2, AGI_CSIRO_Cbre_v1, whole genome shotgun sequence:
- the LOC134832457 gene encoding uncharacterized protein LOC134832457: protein MRSSQSLRRSDSFDLARERGILIPTSRSGSCMSGQYNTANRGVTTINMAQNEITTRKTAAPLAIIKFLELCLSGCCTVLHYYSFDDGDLVTGFLATGTFCGFDTILFAIMAGYLMNSHVNRRIGIFYSLLGGAMFLASGVFIIEAWERAYRTRTRDLAITKGSVAIINGIIFIMDTIFAFSYK, encoded by the exons ATGCGCTCTTCACAATCGCTGAGAAGAAGTGATTCCTTTGATTTGGCACGCGAGCGTGGAATCCTCATACCAACAAGTCGATCAGGATCTTGCATGTCAGGACAATATAATACCGCAAATCGCGGAGTAACAACCATTAATATGGCTCAGAACGAAATAACAACTCGTAAAACTGCTGCTCCATTAGCGATTATCAAGTTTTTAGAACTC tgtttgTCAGGCTGTTGCACTGTTCTTCATTACTACAGTTTTGACGATGGAGATTTAGTTACGGGATTTCTTGCGACAGGAACATTTTGTGGATTTGACACAATTCTTTTCGCAATAATGGCAG GTTATCTGATGAATTCGCACGTCAATCGTCGAATTGGAATTTTCTACAGTCTTTTGGGCGGGGCAATGTTTCTCGCATCTGGCGTTTTCATAATCGAAGCATGGGAACGTGCGTATCGCACACGCACAAGAGATCTTGCAATCACAAAAGGCTCCGTGGCGATCATTAATGGCATTATTTTCATCATGGACACGATTTTTGCATTTAGTTATAAGTGA